A part of Colletotrichum higginsianum IMI 349063 chromosome 11, whole genome shotgun sequence genomic DNA contains:
- a CDS encoding EC7 protein: MPSSNFASFPLVARHCAQPTNCGAVVQGTMCDFCCASNVKPDSIHCKSRNVACQSGGQPGGQTFNCDHA, translated from the coding sequence ATGCCATCTTCCAATTTCGCCTCCTTTCCCCTCGTAGCCCGCCACTGCGCCCAGCCCACAAACTgcggtgccgtcgtccaggGGACAATGTGCGACTTCTGCTGCGCATCCAACGTGAAGCCGGACAGTATCCACTGCAAGTCTCGCAACGTCGCCTGTCAGTCGGGTGGTCAGCCAGGTGGTCAGACGTTCAACTGCGACCATGCCTAG
- a CDS encoding Phospholipase/Carboxylesterase, whose protein sequence is MEGLDYSRSPGLIAEDNNGSFGPSHVIQPKSEHTHTAIILHGRGSCGEELFQELVASTLSDDCTIIDKLPGWRWVFPSSKKIWSIAFQENMPAWFEAHSLTDPTARQDLQVEGLCESIDYISQVMEGEVKRLGGNQKRLVLGGISQGAAVGMWTLFCQRDQTTGLGGFFAASTWLPFAADVEEILAGQKPLPKKGPDAENMAPKDVLLSMIQTVGERLRLGILEQTSIFMGHGVDDAYVDVELGRQAARVLKQGGGDVEWKEYEGAEEEGHWFKVPDEMDDIGDFLVAI, encoded by the coding sequence ATGGAAGGCCTCGACTACAGTCGATCCCCGGGGTTGATCGCCGAAGACAATAACGGGTCTTTTGGGCCCAGTCACGTCATACAGCCCAAGTCCGAGCACACCCACACTGCGATTATTTTACACGGACGCGGCAGTTGCGGCGAGGAGCTTTTTCAGGAACTTGTTGCATCAACGCTTTCCGATGACTGCACCATCATAGACAAACTGCCCGGTTGGCGATGGGTATTCCCTTCCTCGAAGAAAATATGGAGCATTGCTTTTCAAGAAAACATGCCTGCTTGGTTTGAAGCACACTCTCTAACAGACCCTACCGCGCGGCAAGATTTGCAAGTCGAAGGGCTTTGTGAGTCGATAGACTATATCTCTCAAGTTATGGAGGGGGAGGTTAAGCGACTTGGCGGCAATCAAAAAAGATTAGTCCTTGGCGGAATCAGCCAGGGTGCTGCGGTTGGGATGTGGACTCTGTTCTGCCAGCGAGATCAAACTACAGGATTGGGGGGATTCTTTGCCGCCAGTACTTGGCTCCCATTTGCGGCTGATGTTGAAGAAATCCTGGCTGGTCAGAAGCCGCTGCCAAAAAAGGGTCCTGATGCGGAAAACATGGCACCCAAGGATGTGTTACTTAGCATGATACAAACCGTGGGTGAACGTCTCCGTCTAGGCATTTTGGAACAAACTTCGATATTCATGGGCcacggcgttgacgacgcATACGTGGACGTGGAATTAGGTCGACAGGCAGCACGTGTCCTGaagcaaggggggggggatgttgAATGGAAGGAGTACGAAGGggcggaggaagaggggcaTTGGTTTAAGGTGCCAGACGAGATGGATGACATTGGTGATTTCCTTGTAGCTATCTGA